From the Puniceicoccus vermicola genome, the window CGCTTGAAAGTGGTTCGAATTCCGTCCCGCCCTTTCATCTATGGCGAAAACGGACTCCCCATGGAAAATCGTAGACTGACTCCGTTTCACCGATTGATCGATGCCGGATTTTGATCCACAAAACACAGTAGTCGACCCAGCGAAACTTCGGGACTTATTGCCTGTCTCCGAACCATCCCCGTGGTAAGCACAAGGCTCGGGTCTTTGAAACCGTGCTTGGGATTTCGCAAGATGACTGGTCACTCCTTGAGGCTGCGATTCGTAAGAGCCTTTCGGGAGCAGAGTGGGAGTTTGACGGAAAAGATCGGTATGGAAGTCGCTTTCATGTGGATCTTCAGATCAGGTTAAATGAGAGAGTGGGGCGCATCCGGACGCTTTGGATCGTTCGGAAAAACGAGAATAATCCTCGACTCACATCCTGTTTTATTCACCCTTAAAGAGAATGGAGGATGCAATTCAGCTTCTTGATGTAGTCGCATTGCTTCACGATTGCGGCGAACATGATTTGATTGCGGGTCAAGTCGGCACGGTCGTTGAAGTCTTGGCTCCTGGTGTCTTCGAGGT encodes:
- a CDS encoding DUF6883 domain-containing protein, with the protein product MSPNHPRGKHKARVFETVLGISQDDWSLLEAAIRKSLSGAEWEFDGKDRYGSRFHVDLQIRLNERVGRIRTLWIVRKNENNPRLTSCFIHP
- a CDS encoding DUF4926 domain-containing protein — encoded protein: MEDAIQLLDVVALLHDCGEHDLIAGQVGTVVEVLAPGVFEVEFSDEDGRTYAMVALKESELMELHYSPVAA